The following proteins are encoded in a genomic region of Arachis stenosperma cultivar V10309 chromosome 4, arast.V10309.gnm1.PFL2, whole genome shotgun sequence:
- the LOC130974722 gene encoding serine/threonine-protein phosphatase 7 long form homolog: MVRKLDPRQTWNLMVESHLRSTGFYHVSRIGVIRGFYLLLAALAEMWRPKTHTFVLLVGEVTMPLENVAHIFDLPIYGEPVNGWTDSSIVFLQSQSIAIFGHEPKVSSFSMSYIKLGWLRRIRDSEPLDTKESTRRYVRCQIFYLLGSTLFTDKLNAYAHAKYLPLLRDFERIHTYSWRSAYLAHLYKALCHASRYDTKEMDGPLNLLFVWAWERIPCITPVPR; this comes from the coding sequence ATGGTTCGTAAACTGGATCCACGACAAACGTGGAACTTAATGGTCGAAAGCCACTTACGCTCGACGGGATTCTACCACGTTTCTAGGATTGGGGTGATAAGAGGATTTTACCTCTTATTAGCTGCTCTGGCGGAAATGTGGAGGCCAAAAACTCACACTTTTGTATTGCTGGTGGGTGAGGTTACTATGCCACTAGAGAATGTCGCACATATATTTGACCTACCCATTTATGGAGAGCCTGTGAACGGATGGACAGATAGTAGTATTGTCTTCCTACAGAGCCAGAGCATCGCGATATTCGGTCATGAACCAAAAGTCAGTAGTTTTTCGATGTCCTATATAAAGCTGGGTTGGCTTCGACGTATCAGAGATTCAGAGCCGTTGGACACTAAGGAGTCTACTAGAAGATATGTCAGATGCCAGATTTTTTATTTGTTGGGTTCGACTCTATTCACAGACAAGTTGAATGCATATGCCCACGCGAAGTATCTACCATTGCTTCGCGACTTCGAGCGGATCCATACTTATAGTTGGAGGTCAGCATATCTCGCACATCTTTACAAAGCACTATGTCATGCATCACGATATGATACAAAGGAGATGGATGGCCCTCTTAATCTGTTGTTTGTTTGGGCATGGGAGCGAATACCCTGTATTACGCCCGTACCGAGATAG